One Chlamydiales bacterium genomic window, TTGCTTTTAATCCTTCTTCTGTAGACATCCCATTGAGATGTCCACTTTCTACCATCCGATTGTCTTCATTAATCACTCGCTTGATCGGCAATCCAAATTTTATGGCAAACTCTTCGTCACGCTCATCATGAGCTGGTACTGCCATAATGGCTCCCGTTCCATAACCAATCAACACATAATCAGCAATCCAGATAGGTAACTTTACATTTGTCATGGGATGACGTGCATATCCTCCTGTAAATACTCCTGTTTTAGTTTTTGTCAGTTCAGTGCGTTCTAAATCACTTTTTCCCGCAGTAAGCTGTTTGTATTGCTCAACAGCAGCTTGGTACTCAGGAGTTGTCACTTCTTTCACAAGAGGATGTTCAGGAGATAGGACAAGGTAAGTGACTCCAAAAATTGTGTGTGGACAGGTCGTAAAGATAGCTAATGGCTCCTCTCTCCCCTCAATTAAAAAATTAATTATTGCTCCTTCACTTCTTCCAATCCAATTGCGTTGAAGACGTTTAAGCCCTTCTGGCCAATCTACTCCTTCTAAATCCTCCAGCAATCGATCAGCATAGCTTGTAATTTTTAGCACCCATTGCTTAAGTGGCTTGCGTTCAATTGGATAACCACCTTCTTTTGCATATCCATGCTCGACCTCTTCGTTGGCTAACACTGTTCCAAGAGCAGGACACCAATTGACTAATAGCTCAGCTTGATAAGCTAATCCCTTTTCATAGAGTTGAGTAAAAATCCATTGAGTCCATTTGTAATACTTTTTATCACTCGTCCGAACTTCTCTCTCCCAATCGTATCCATATCCAATTGAATCAAGTTGCTTTTTAAAATTGCTAATATTCGTATTTGTTGTTTCAGCTGGATGAGTTCCAGTAGAAATTGCATATTGCTCAGCAGGTAAGCCAAAACTATCCCATCCCATAGGATGGAGAACAGAAAATCCCTGACTCCGTTTATAACGTGCAAGAATATCAGTAGCTGTATAGCCAATTAAATGCCCTACATGAAGACCCGCACCTGAAGGATAGGGAAACATATCGAGAACATAGTATTTTTTCTTTCTGGGATCTTCAGAAGCTTTAAAAGACTGGTGATCTTTCCAAAAACGCTGCCATTTTTTTTCAATCAGTTGAGGATGATAATGTGTCATCCAGCTAGATTAACAGATCTTTGAAAATAAAAAAACTGTAAGTAGAAAACCACTCAGTGACAATTGACATGGAATCACGCAAGACCTAGTGTAGTTCTTATCTTTTATTTTTTATCGAAACATTCACCGAATTTTTCCAATAAAGTGTTCGTGGATACAAAATTGTTTGATGCTTTCGCAATTTCGTTAGCCATACAGGATGCAAATTTCAATGTAGCTTGGTCCTCAAGACCAGCATTTTTAAAAGCAAAAAATGTTACAAAATCTTTATATGGGTCCTTTCGGTGTTTATTCAAAAAATTTTGAGCCAAACTTTCTAATATCTGATTCGTGAACCAATGCATCATATCATTATCAGAACTTAAAAGAATGAGATCCAATGCCTCTTTTTTCATCATAGAAATACTGTTATCGTCGTTTGGAGGGAATAAGCTCTGAAACAATGTTTCAATAAAACATTCTCTATATCCTCCCTCAAAGGATGTCCAACACGTTTTCACTAGAGCCTTCTGGAAAAAAAGGCTAATCCGGGTGTCCTTATCGATATTTCTTAATAATATTTGGGATAACATTTTATAGTCATCTTTAACAATCTCTTTTATAAGCGCTGCCTCTTCTTGGTTAATGTTATCTCGAAGGTAAAGTGATTGGATGAATTCGAATTTAAAATTAAATAAAACAATTTCGATCTTCTTTAAGAATCCCTCCTTTTTCTTTTTTAAAAAGGCTGTTTTATCAAAATTCTGATGTGATATCTCTTCTTTCTCATCTTTTGTAAAATCGATCTTCTCTTCATCCAACAATAGTGTACGTTGGAGAGTTGAATTCATCATCGTTTCCTCTAGTTTAAGTAGGTCACTATTGAGTTTGTGCCTAATTTCAATGAGAGCATCAAAAAATTTCTTTTTTTGATTAAAATTCATCTGACCAAACATGAGCGAAAAATTGTTTGCATCATAGCTGTTGACTTGAACGCAAGCTCTAGCTAAGGCCTCAGGTTGATAAACCCAGATGCCACTCTCACGAGTGCTTATTTGCAAGTCAATCATCAAATCTATCGCTTTATTTAAACTTAAAGATTTAAAATACTTAATTTTTGTATCTTCTTGAATGTTATATTCAAATAATTTCTCTAGTTGACTAGTTGAAAGTCGATTCGCATTAATAGCTAGCAGATCAAGTACCTTTTCATCTTTATACATAAGAGCTCCAATAAAGATTGGTATGTGAGCCCAATCACTGACATTTTCAATCAATTCTTCAGCATATTTTTTCGAAATATGTCCGAGCAAATACAAAAAACATTCCGTCTCAATAAAGCTGTTATTATCAGCTTCGTCTACAAATTTTTTTACTTTATTAAGGTTTTTTCTACCTATACCTTGCTCATCTTCAACAGCATGTTGCCTTCTTAATTGTAAAGATTTAGACAATATCTCTAAAATCTGTTGAGGAGTATTTTGATTAAACGATGAAGCCACTGGACCAGATAGCTGAGCAACTGTTGTGGCATCCGATATTTGAGCCTCTTCAGCCTTTAGATTAATTAGTGGTAAACTTTTTTCTTTTCTCGAAAAATAAGAAATGATTGTTTCAGCAACGTATTGAAAATGCTTAAAGTCTAGCAAATCAAATTTTTTAAAATAAGCTACTAAATCTTCATATTTTGTATCCTTAAATTCTTCAATCACCTTTTCAATTAATTTAGTAACCTTGTCGCCTTGATGTGCATTCAGTTGAGTCTCTTTATATTCTAAAAATTTATCATTTGCGATAAAACTCATCAGCAATCGAGATGAGATGTCGAGTCGTTCGATATGTTCAGCATAACATTCTTTGTCCATTTTGGTTAAGATCTCACCTACTGCATCTTGTGACGCTCTTTCAAGAAAATAATGTTGTTGTTCAAAAGGAATCAACCCAGAAGACAGGTTAAAATTGATCATTTGCCTTTGAATATTTCTATTCTCATTTGGACCTTGATTATTTTCTTCTGCTGGGAGGTTTTCGCTAAGAAACAAGGAATGCTTTAAAACTCCATCTGCAATCGCTCTAATCACATTTTGCTGATTTTGGTCGGATAATCCTATGCTTAGACTATTAGCTACACTTTCATGTGTTTGTATTTTTTTATATGCTTTATCTACAAAATCTTGGAAATTTTCTTTAGTAGATATTTGACGAATAATACTCGTAAAATGTCTCGATTTCATCGGGTCTGCTTCTAACATAGCTTCGAGAATTTCTTCGTTTAAAATCACCTCGTTTAGCTTAGACAAGCGAATTTTATCGGACTGGCAATTCGCTTCGTAGTATTTTTTAGTTTGATGGATAATCATGATAATTAAGCAGACAGATCCAAGTAAAAAAGGCAATCCTGCGTAAAGCCCACCAACTAAAATTCCAGCAGCTCCTGAAATTAAAAAACCTCCTCCTGCTGCAGTAATCAGTGTCAAGAGGCCAAGAACCAAAGTGGTAACTCTCCATTCTTTAGTATTGACCTTTTTAGATTGGATGCAATCCTCATCAATTTTGTCTATCTGTTGTTGAAATGAAGAGATTTTCCCTAAGTCTTTTAGAAAAATCCCTCCTACTTTTGGATCACTCATGCCTATGGCCTAAATTGATAAAAATCATATTACTTGATTTGGTATCATTATATTAAATAAGTGTTAATTAATTATAAAGATTTAAAAATTGAAAAAATATATATCTTGAGAACCTAAAAATCTAATTTGACAATAGATAAAGTATTTTTTTAAACTTTTTTCAATTTTTAAAAAAAATTTAAGAAGACTTTAATCGATAAATCATCATGGTCGAATAAATAGCAGCAGCAATTCCTGCAATTAAAAAGAAAAATCCATACATTCGTGCAGGAATTGTTCCAATCCAGCCCATTAAACAAGCTCCAGTTACCACCATCAATAACCCTAAAATTCCTAAAACAATCCATGTAATGTAATCCATTTTAGTTTTAGAGAACTTACTCAAAAACATATTAGAAGATCCGGCGAGTGTATTGGAACTTGTTGCTATCTGATCCATAATGGTCTTAATTATACTAGTGATTAAAAAATACACAAATTTAAAAGAACATTTTTGTTAGAATTTTGCCTATGAAAAAAAAATCTTCTATTTTGATTGGAACGATTCGTGTTCATCCAAAAGGATTTGGGTTTTTAATTCCTGATGATCGTTCTCAATCTCCTAATGACATTTTTATTCCACGCTCTGCAATGAAAGGAGCGGTCGATGGAGATATTGTGAAAATACGTGTTTATACACAGTCTTTTTCAGAAAAAGGTCCAGAAGGTGCAATAGTAAAAATCTTGAAACGAGGACGTACCTACCTCTCTGGGGTTATTATCTCGATTAGACAAAAAGAAAAAATTTATGCCTATATTCCCTTGTTAGGAGAAAGGGAACGTATGCGGATTTTACCTTCTAAAGCACATGATTTAAAAGTAGGTGATCGGATCATGATTCATGTCCTTGTGTGGGGGAAAGGATCAAAAGACAATGTGGGAGAAATATCCGCTTATCTTGGTCATATTTCCGATCCTTCATGTGACATTCAAAGTATTATTAAGGATTTTGAATTAGAAGATACATTCCCTCTTGAGGCTTTAGAAGAAGCAAGAGGTTATGGGAAAAATGTGACTGATGAACAGATCTTAGAACGCGAGGACTTAAGAAAACTCGATGCGTTTACTATTGATCCTGATGGAGCAAAAGACTTTGATGATGCACTTTCAATCACAAAAAACAAAGAAGGAGAGTATCAATTAGGCGTCCATATTGCTGATGTCTCTTACTATGTTAAATCGGGCACCTGCTTAGATCAAGAAGCAGGAAAAAGATGTAGCTCTGTCTATTTTCCTGAAAAAGTTCTCCCGATGCTTCCATATGAACTTTCAAGCCATCTTTGTAGCCTTAAACCTAAAGTCAATCGACTAGCCGTCTCAGTTTTGATGGAGTTTAATCCTATAGGAGAGCTAAAAAGTTATCGGATTACACGCAGTGTTATAGAGAGTAAACATCGTTTTACTTACAAAGAGGCAAAAGAAGTGCTAGAAGGGAAAAGACAAAATCCTTTCTTTAGAGAATTGCAGTTAATGAGGGATTTACATAGTCATCTGAAAACATTGCGATTGAGTAGAGGAAGTATAGACTTTGCTTTGCCTGATACAGCCATCCAAGTGAATAATAAGGGGATGCCGACCAAGATTGAAATAGTGGATTATGATGTAACCCATCAGCTGGTTGAAGAATTTATGCTCAAAACCAATGAAATCGTAGCCACTCATTTGCATCAAGAGGGAAAACCCCTTACCTATCGAATTCATGAAGAACCCAATCCAGAAAATATGAAAGATTTTTCCTTCATTGCAAAACAACTTGGTTTTTGCATTTCTGAACAACCTGATGGGAAAGAAATTCAATCCCTATTTGATCAGATAGGGACAAGTCCTGTGGGTCAATTTCTTGCAATACAGTTTATTCGCACTATGAAAATGGCTAGTTATTCATTAGATAACATTGGTCATTACGGACTAGGACTTGAACATTATACACATTTTACAAGCCCGATCCGCCGATATATTGACCTTGTTGTCCATCGTCTTCTATTTGAAAAGATAGATCCAGAAGCAAACTATGAAAAGATTGCCAAAACATCTTCAGAAAAGGAACGGCTTGCAAACAGAGCTGAAAATACCATTATTCTGTTAAAGAAAATGCGATTCCTTGAAAAGATCCAAAAAGACAATCCAGATAAAATTTATCAAGCTATTGTCGTGATTGTTAAGTCTTTTGGATTTGGGTTTGAAGTAGCTGAACTCCTTTTAGAAGGATTCATTCATGAAAAATGTACTCTGAAAATAGGTGAGGTTATTCATCTTAAAGTGATAAAAGTGAACTTGATCAGGCAAGATATCGAATGGAAACGCATCAAATATGAAACTCCCTCTTAATTTCTATTTACGTGATAATGTTGTCAAGATTAGCCAAGAACTACTCGGTTGTCTTCTTTTTACTTCAATAGAAGGTCTATTAACTGGAGGAAAAATTATTGAAACAGAAGCTTACCGTGGGCCAGAAGACCGGGCTTCTCATGCCTATAAAAATCGACTCACAAAACGCAACCAAGTGATGTTTCAAGAAGGTGGAGTCATTTATGTATACCTATGCTATGG contains:
- a CDS encoding ribonuclease R, which codes for MKKKSSILIGTIRVHPKGFGFLIPDDRSQSPNDIFIPRSAMKGAVDGDIVKIRVYTQSFSEKGPEGAIVKILKRGRTYLSGVIISIRQKEKIYAYIPLLGERERMRILPSKAHDLKVGDRIMIHVLVWGKGSKDNVGEISAYLGHISDPSCDIQSIIKDFELEDTFPLEALEEARGYGKNVTDEQILEREDLRKLDAFTIDPDGAKDFDDALSITKNKEGEYQLGVHIADVSYYVKSGTCLDQEAGKRCSSVYFPEKVLPMLPYELSSHLCSLKPKVNRLAVSVLMEFNPIGELKSYRITRSVIESKHRFTYKEAKEVLEGKRQNPFFRELQLMRDLHSHLKTLRLSRGSIDFALPDTAIQVNNKGMPTKIEIVDYDVTHQLVEEFMLKTNEIVATHLHQEGKPLTYRIHEEPNPENMKDFSFIAKQLGFCISEQPDGKEIQSLFDQIGTSPVGQFLAIQFIRTMKMASYSLDNIGHYGLGLEHYTHFTSPIRRYIDLVVHRLLFEKIDPEANYEKIAKTSSEKERLANRAENTIILLKKMRFLEKIQKDNPDKIYQAIVVIVKSFGFGFEVAELLLEGFIHEKCTLKIGEVIHLKVIKVNLIRQDIEWKRIKYETPS